In one window of Kosmotoga pacifica DNA:
- the glyS gene encoding glycine--tRNA ligase subunit beta — protein sequence MTKIALLEVGVEELPSTEIRNLRQQLSEKLERLLTNYRLDYSHIKTFVASRRFGFLIYGLPEKQSDFTEEKRGPAERIAFANGKPTKALDGFLRANNASVEDIEVREVKGIPYVFIKRTVQGKNTIELLPIIFNELLSSLNFKKPMRWGNGEFSFVRPVKWIVAMLDEFVLDFEVFGKKASNKSRGHRFFYDEVEVTPDTYFDKLKDTLVFSDIDERRSRVLGELKRVETELKAVIPVDEELLEEVVSLTEFPTAVVGEFLDKYLALPPEVIIVTIKHHQRTFPVYVSEALSNKFVAFQDGPGDPKGNVKRGYEEVINARLEDAHFYYYKDLSKPLESYLPELKEIMFQRGLGSMYDKTLRVRKLSEIILDHLSPKAEEKALVLRTAELSKADLATRIVYEFPELQGIMGRIYALKSGEDEEIALGIEEHYGQNGMIPQSLSGAVVGVADRIDTIVGNFYLGNVPTGSKDPFAIRRKFQFIFNVFCSLGWYINLKELFEKSAEIYGFEYLKFSDKLEDFTRNRFENFLLDRGYSIRISRAVNFWWDRPFSGELIASALKSIVGDESFGKLLTAYQRVHNISRKHDSTKFDGALFLKDEEKELFNAYLKAYDSLNRHFENHNFSGAIQDLVLLKDYIDNYFDNVFVMDNQPDIRLNRLGFLKSLDQLFFKVANFSQLLDEEAK from the coding sequence ATGACAAAGATAGCTTTACTCGAAGTCGGAGTTGAAGAACTTCCTTCCACCGAAATAAGAAATCTCAGACAACAACTGAGTGAAAAACTTGAAAGACTCTTAACTAACTATAGATTGGATTACAGTCATATAAAAACCTTCGTAGCTAGCCGAAGATTCGGTTTCCTCATATATGGTCTTCCTGAAAAGCAATCGGACTTTACAGAAGAAAAACGAGGACCTGCCGAAAGAATAGCGTTTGCCAATGGTAAACCTACGAAGGCGCTGGATGGATTTTTGAGAGCAAATAACGCTTCTGTAGAAGATATAGAAGTAAGGGAAGTTAAAGGTATTCCATATGTATTTATAAAGCGTACTGTACAGGGTAAGAATACTATTGAATTGCTACCCATCATTTTCAACGAGCTTTTAAGTTCTTTGAACTTCAAAAAACCCATGAGGTGGGGTAACGGCGAATTCAGTTTTGTACGCCCTGTAAAATGGATTGTAGCCATGTTAGATGAATTCGTACTGGATTTTGAGGTCTTTGGAAAAAAGGCTTCAAATAAATCGAGAGGACATAGATTTTTCTATGACGAAGTTGAGGTAACACCTGATACATACTTCGATAAATTAAAAGATACGCTCGTTTTTTCGGACATTGACGAGAGACGAAGTCGTGTTCTTGGAGAGCTCAAGCGTGTTGAAACTGAGCTGAAGGCTGTTATTCCGGTTGATGAAGAACTATTGGAAGAAGTTGTCAGCTTGACAGAATTTCCAACAGCTGTAGTTGGTGAGTTTTTGGACAAGTATCTGGCACTTCCTCCAGAGGTTATTATCGTCACGATTAAACACCACCAGCGCACCTTCCCTGTCTATGTTTCCGAGGCCCTAAGTAATAAATTTGTCGCCTTTCAGGATGGTCCAGGAGATCCAAAAGGAAATGTAAAGCGAGGGTACGAAGAAGTAATAAATGCTCGACTCGAAGATGCGCATTTCTACTATTATAAAGATCTCTCGAAGCCTCTTGAAAGTTACCTTCCTGAACTCAAAGAAATCATGTTTCAACGCGGTTTGGGCAGTATGTACGACAAAACTCTGAGAGTCCGAAAACTCTCTGAAATCATTCTCGATCATCTTTCTCCGAAGGCTGAGGAGAAAGCCCTGGTATTGAGGACTGCGGAACTCTCAAAAGCAGATCTGGCTACAAGAATTGTATATGAATTTCCAGAACTTCAGGGAATTATGGGTAGGATATATGCCTTAAAATCCGGAGAGGATGAAGAAATAGCCCTTGGAATCGAAGAACATTACGGTCAGAATGGTATGATACCGCAAAGCCTCTCAGGAGCTGTTGTGGGTGTAGCTGATAGGATTGATACCATCGTTGGAAATTTCTACCTTGGCAATGTTCCTACTGGTTCTAAAGATCCTTTTGCCATCAGACGGAAGTTCCAGTTCATTTTCAACGTTTTCTGTTCACTTGGTTGGTATATCAATCTGAAGGAGCTATTCGAAAAGTCGGCTGAAATTTATGGTTTTGAATACCTGAAATTTTCAGATAAACTGGAAGATTTCACGAGAAACAGATTTGAGAATTTTCTACTCGACAGAGGATATTCGATTAGAATCTCTCGTGCTGTGAATTTCTGGTGGGACCGTCCCTTTAGCGGTGAACTCATCGCTTCGGCCCTAAAATCTATTGTTGGCGACGAGTCTTTCGGTAAGCTACTTACCGCTTATCAACGTGTACATAACATAAGCAGAAAACACGACTCAACGAAATTCGATGGTGCCCTCTTTTTAAAAGATGAAGAAAAAGAGCTCTTTAATGCCTACCTGAAAGCCTACGACTCGCTGAACAGACATTTTGAAAATCACAATTTCTCTGGCGCTATTCAGGACCTGGTTTTGTTGAAGGACTATATTGATAACTATTTTGATAACGTTTTCGTCATGGATAACCAACCGGATATAAGACTCAACAGATTGGGGTTTTTAAAATCCCTTGATCAGTTGTTCTTCAAGGTCGCCAATTTCTCGCAGCTTCTTGATGAGGAGGCAAAGTAA
- a CDS encoding amino acid ABC transporter permease, translated as MLMLERILKIVERYWPVLLKGLGVTMEMTLISVLGGFVLGLLLALSRVYGNKFLRIISTGFIEIIRGTPLLVQLFILYFGLPPYGVSPSPFTAAIIGFIINSGAYQAEYLRGSILSINRNQMVAARSLGMTRKQAIIHIIMPQALRRVIPAWTNEFIYLLKYTSLAYIVGAPELMAQAKFIASRNFQFFEVYLVVAVIYLAVILVFTWLFGLLEKKVKIPGLEWVR; from the coding sequence ATGTTGATGCTGGAAAGAATACTTAAAATCGTTGAACGATACTGGCCGGTTCTCCTTAAAGGACTCGGCGTTACGATGGAAATGACGTTGATTTCGGTGCTCGGGGGCTTTGTACTCGGTCTTTTGCTGGCTCTTTCCAGAGTATACGGAAATAAATTTCTCAGGATTATTTCCACGGGATTTATTGAGATCATCAGGGGAACACCTCTTCTGGTACAGCTATTCATTCTGTATTTTGGGTTGCCGCCTTACGGGGTTTCGCCCAGTCCTTTCACAGCAGCGATAATTGGATTTATAATCAATAGCGGTGCTTATCAGGCGGAATATCTGAGGGGATCCATTCTCTCCATCAACAGAAACCAGATGGTCGCTGCCAGATCCCTGGGGATGACGAGAAAACAGGCTATTATCCATATAATCATGCCCCAAGCGCTACGCAGGGTAATACCTGCGTGGACCAACGAGTTCATTTATTTACTCAAATATACGTCTCTCGCATATATAGTAGGAGCACCTGAGCTCATGGCACAGGCTAAGTTTATTGCGAGCAGGAACTTTCAGTTTTTCGAAGTCTATCTTGTAGTGGCAGTCATTTATCTGGCCGTAATATTAGTGTTCACGTGGTTATTTGGCCTTCTCGAAAAGAAGGTAAAAATTCCCGGCCTGGAATGGGTCAGGTAA
- a CDS encoding nitrilase-related carbon-nitrogen hydrolase, translated as MKITAASFAPEYENREVNKSKVSNIFTKAKSLGSELLIFPEMTLSGFTMNLSMYDSKDIEFFEGVADFHGVAVIFGHIVKKGKNFFNAATFYNPQTHERFTYFKRKLFSYADENRYYTKGKTPVLFSFKGLKFSILICYDLRFPELFREVKGAELFVVIASWPQSRRIHWDTLLRARAIENQAFIIGVNRTGTDVQGIEYGQLTTAFDYYGNRLKAERTGQLLSWEISEEMVAKMKHWRDVFPVLKE; from the coding sequence ATGAAAATAACCGCGGCGTCCTTTGCCCCGGAATACGAAAACCGGGAGGTAAATAAATCTAAAGTATCTAACATATTCACCAAGGCAAAGAGCTTGGGCTCAGAACTGCTTATTTTCCCGGAGATGACCCTCAGTGGCTTTACTATGAACCTCTCAATGTACGACTCGAAAGACATTGAGTTCTTTGAAGGGGTAGCCGATTTTCATGGTGTTGCGGTTATTTTTGGGCACATAGTCAAAAAAGGGAAAAATTTTTTCAATGCGGCCACATTTTATAACCCACAGACGCATGAGAGATTCACATATTTTAAAAGGAAGCTCTTCAGCTATGCTGACGAGAACAGGTACTACACAAAAGGCAAGACACCTGTTCTATTTTCATTTAAAGGTCTGAAATTCTCCATTCTAATTTGCTATGATTTGAGATTTCCCGAACTATTCAGAGAGGTGAAAGGGGCAGAATTGTTTGTAGTTATAGCGAGCTGGCCACAGAGCAGACGAATTCACTGGGATACACTTCTGAGGGCACGGGCGATAGAAAATCAGGCTTTTATTATAGGTGTCAACAGAACGGGAACTGACGTTCAGGGGATAGAATACGGTCAACTCACCACTGCATTTGACTACTATGGAAATAGGCTGAAAGCAGAAAGAACAGGTCAGCTTCTCAGCTGGGAAATTTCTGAAGAAATGGTCGCAAAGATGAAGCATTGGCGTGATGTGTTTCCTGTGTTGAAAGAATAA
- the era gene encoding GTPase Era produces the protein MAFKSGVVSLVGKPNVGKSTLVNRFVGEKIAIVSDKVQTTRNRIGGIVTTEKGQVIFYDTPGIHKPLHKLGWYLVKIAVGALNGSDLLLVMVDYEDGIKASDHLVARHVNASKIPVFLVVNKIDIAPNSTRATEFAVKARELFENVEKHFLISAERGDGVTELLDEIIERLPEGPKLYPEDVITDRSSRFMAAEIIREKVLLLTKEEIPHSTGVYIHDFIEKENGVLFIRADIVVERQSQKPIIIGKHGSMIKEIGMLARQDMEYIFDTKVYLELFVKVRKKWREKDNFIQDFANLKEDLE, from the coding sequence ATGGCCTTTAAATCAGGAGTAGTATCTCTTGTTGGAAAACCTAATGTGGGAAAATCGACCTTAGTAAATCGGTTTGTCGGTGAAAAAATAGCCATCGTATCTGATAAAGTCCAGACAACAAGGAACAGGATTGGTGGAATAGTAACTACTGAAAAGGGACAGGTCATTTTTTATGATACGCCCGGAATTCATAAACCTCTTCATAAGCTGGGATGGTATCTTGTAAAAATAGCAGTCGGAGCCCTTAATGGTTCTGACCTTCTTCTTGTTATGGTAGATTATGAGGATGGTATTAAAGCTTCTGATCACCTGGTAGCGAGGCATGTGAACGCCTCTAAAATCCCCGTTTTTCTCGTGGTGAACAAAATTGACATAGCACCTAATTCGACTAGAGCAACCGAATTCGCTGTGAAGGCACGGGAACTTTTCGAAAATGTGGAAAAGCATTTCCTCATTTCTGCTGAACGGGGTGATGGAGTAACTGAGTTGCTGGATGAAATAATAGAAAGGCTTCCGGAAGGGCCAAAGCTCTATCCAGAGGATGTAATAACTGACAGGTCTTCCCGCTTCATGGCCGCTGAGATTATCAGAGAAAAAGTTCTGTTGCTCACGAAAGAAGAGATTCCACATTCTACAGGTGTTTATATTCACGATTTTATAGAAAAGGAAAACGGGGTTCTATTTATAAGAGCGGATATCGTCGTAGAACGGCAGAGTCAAAAACCCATTATTATAGGTAAGCATGGTTCAATGATTAAGGAAATCGGCATGCTTGCACGGCAGGATATGGAATACATATTCGACACAAAAGTGTATCTCGAACTCTTCGTGAAAGTCCGAAAGAAGTGGCGGGAGAAGGATAATTTCATTCAGGATTTTGCAAACCTGAAAGAAGACCTCGAATAA
- a CDS encoding pyroglutamyl-peptidase I, which translates to MIIVSYFEPFGNDAENSTEILCREIQKIRSDIDFVKLPTIFFESGKLLINVIKKKQPDAVLMLGQAGGRAAVTPEKVALNWIDARIEDNSGHMLKDTMIVKNGPTAYFSTLPIRKIVDTLTACGIPSRVSYTAGTFVCNSLFYQVMHFLHEESFENPAGFVHFPYLHSQVLYRPKVPSLSLEKSLVALNCIIGLLEEMV; encoded by the coding sequence GTGATAATCGTGAGTTATTTCGAACCCTTTGGTAATGACGCGGAGAATTCTACGGAAATCCTTTGCAGGGAGATCCAGAAAATAAGAAGTGACATTGACTTTGTAAAATTGCCAACGATCTTCTTCGAAAGTGGAAAACTCCTCATCAATGTCATCAAAAAAAAGCAACCGGACGCAGTTTTAATGCTGGGACAGGCTGGAGGAAGAGCTGCAGTCACACCGGAGAAGGTCGCTCTGAACTGGATCGATGCGAGAATTGAGGACAACAGCGGTCACATGTTAAAAGATACCATGATAGTTAAGAATGGACCAACCGCGTATTTCTCCACACTTCCTATAAGAAAAATTGTTGACACTCTTACAGCGTGTGGCATTCCAAGTCGAGTATCATACACAGCGGGAACCTTTGTGTGCAATAGCCTGTTTTACCAGGTGATGCACTTTCTTCATGAGGAGAGCTTTGAAAACCCGGCAGGATTTGTGCATTTTCCATATCTGCATAGTCAGGTACTGTACAGACCTAAAGTCCCTTCTTTAAGCCTTGAAAAGTCGCTTGTAGCGTTGAATTGTATTATTGGACTTTTGGAGGAAATGGTATGA
- a CDS encoding potassium channel family protein: MIERTREVKSILFAVLYLVIVFLSGMFGYAIIEGWSLTDSFFMTVITVSTVGYGTPEDLSAAGKIFTSILIFTSITLGVYAISKITAFFVEGKMSYALRRRRMLKELERMKDHFIVVGAGTIGLSIAKMLSERGFKVILVDNDPARIEYIEDISEDGLICFKGDAVNEEVLKQIGVDHAAGLITTLPVDADNVFVVLTARQLNPSLEIIAKANEVENIKKLRYAGASKVLPIPEIGARRMVNLILNPSIEGFLDTLIESGDMQVYFEQVSVPDSFPSEGVELGELKIPQKTGLIVIAIYDGGKSMFNPRANALIKPGQALMVLGKKEQIEKLKLLLKH, encoded by the coding sequence ATGATTGAACGCACAAGAGAGGTAAAATCCATTCTTTTCGCCGTATTGTATTTGGTAATAGTTTTCCTCTCCGGGATGTTTGGTTACGCTATCATAGAAGGCTGGAGCCTGACGGACTCTTTCTTCATGACTGTTATCACGGTATCTACAGTCGGTTATGGCACTCCAGAAGATCTGAGTGCGGCGGGTAAGATATTCACGAGCATATTGATTTTCACAAGCATTACACTTGGTGTCTATGCCATCTCTAAAATAACCGCGTTCTTCGTTGAAGGAAAAATGAGCTATGCTCTCAGGAGGAGAAGGATGTTGAAAGAGCTAGAAAGAATGAAAGATCACTTCATCGTTGTTGGAGCGGGTACCATCGGGTTGAGTATCGCGAAGATGCTTTCGGAAAGAGGTTTTAAAGTAATTCTAGTGGACAACGATCCCGCTCGTATAGAGTACATTGAGGACATTTCAGAAGATGGTCTGATCTGTTTCAAAGGAGATGCGGTAAATGAAGAAGTATTGAAGCAGATAGGCGTCGACCACGCCGCGGGCCTTATTACAACCCTTCCAGTAGACGCAGACAACGTCTTTGTTGTCCTCACTGCAAGACAGCTGAATCCGTCGCTTGAAATCATCGCTAAGGCCAATGAAGTGGAAAATATCAAAAAGTTGCGTTACGCAGGAGCTTCTAAGGTGCTGCCAATACCTGAAATCGGTGCGCGAAGAATGGTCAATTTGATATTGAATCCGAGCATAGAGGGATTCCTTGACACACTCATAGAATCTGGCGACATGCAGGTCTATTTTGAACAGGTTTCTGTTCCGGATAGTTTTCCTTCAGAAGGTGTTGAGCTAGGAGAATTGAAAATCCCTCAGAAGACCGGTCTCATCGTTATAGCGATTTACGACGGTGGAAAGAGTATGTTCAACCCGCGTGCCAATGCCTTAATTAAACCCGGACAAGCATTGATGGTGCTCGGAAAAAAAGAGCAGATCGAGAAGCTAAAACTTCTCCTCAAGCATTAA
- a CDS encoding MalY/PatB family protein produces MKYNFDEIIDRRGTESYKWDHTKDFFGRDDLLPMWVADMDFKSPPVVIEAILRRAEHGIFGYTAKSESFYQAFIDWTGKRHGWEVKKEWIIASPGVVPAIAIAIQAFTNPGDKIVVQTPVYYPFFNVVKNNRRELIINELIYNNGHYTMNYEDLIEKIDSKTKMLILCSPHNPVGRVWSKAELKRLGEICLEKGIIVVSDEIHSDIVYSESKHIPFASISEESANNSITCMAASKTFNIAGLETSLTIIPNTELRGKFKKILLKGLSLTLGNIFGTIATETAYRLGEDWLEELLDYLEKNRDFAIEYIRNNIPSVKAIKPEGTFLLWLDFRGLGLSDLELQKLILNEAGVALNHGTVFGKGGEGFQRLNFACPRAILEKGLKKIERAVKGLKDD; encoded by the coding sequence ATGAAATACAACTTCGATGAAATTATTGACCGTAGGGGTACAGAATCTTACAAGTGGGATCACACAAAAGATTTCTTCGGGCGAGACGATCTTCTTCCCATGTGGGTGGCGGATATGGATTTTAAATCCCCGCCAGTGGTGATCGAAGCTATACTTAGGAGGGCAGAACATGGAATTTTCGGTTATACCGCCAAAAGCGAAAGCTTCTACCAGGCTTTCATTGATTGGACTGGAAAACGACATGGCTGGGAAGTAAAAAAAGAATGGATAATCGCTTCACCTGGTGTAGTTCCCGCTATCGCTATAGCTATACAGGCTTTTACCAATCCGGGAGATAAAATAGTGGTTCAAACACCGGTATATTATCCCTTTTTCAACGTAGTAAAAAACAACAGAAGAGAGCTCATAATAAATGAATTAATTTACAATAATGGCCATTATACAATGAACTATGAAGATCTCATTGAAAAAATCGATTCAAAAACCAAAATGCTCATTCTTTGCAGCCCCCACAATCCTGTTGGCAGGGTTTGGTCTAAAGCTGAATTGAAAAGATTGGGAGAAATCTGTCTAGAAAAAGGGATTATCGTCGTCTCAGACGAAATTCATTCTGACATCGTATATTCGGAATCAAAACACATACCCTTTGCGAGCATATCCGAAGAGTCCGCCAATAATTCAATTACCTGCATGGCAGCAAGCAAAACATTTAACATAGCAGGGCTCGAAACCTCCCTGACCATTATTCCAAATACTGAACTCAGAGGAAAATTTAAAAAGATACTTCTGAAGGGTCTTTCTCTCACTCTTGGAAATATCTTTGGTACCATAGCAACTGAGACTGCTTATCGCCTGGGTGAGGATTGGCTTGAAGAGCTTCTCGATTACCTTGAAAAAAACAGAGATTTTGCAATAGAATACATTAGAAATAACATCCCGAGTGTCAAAGCAATTAAGCCCGAAGGGACGTTTCTTCTGTGGCTCGATTTCAGAGGACTTGGACTCAGTGATTTGGAATTACAGAAACTCATTCTTAACGAAGCTGGTGTAGCCTTAAACCACGGAACAGTTTTCGGAAAAGGTGGAGAAGGTTTTCAGAGACTGAACTTTGCCTGTCCAAGGGCTATTCTCGAAAAGGGACTGAAAAAGATCGAAAGGGCGGTTAAAGGCTTGAAAGATGATTGA
- a CDS encoding MFS transporter — MSRNNAILWILLLMMILLNADQMVMAPNIGRIEQEFGIGDREIGYIAGSFTIIGAILSLIWGFLADKYNRKKLLLISVLVGEIPCFLSAFATNYPQLFLLRALTGIGIGAVFPVVFSYASDIFTENERAKVNAILSTAISIGAILGMVIAGFTGETLGWRLPFVIVSLPNLLFVLLFFFLAEEPKRGEAEVAVGELVKRGKEYRTQIKLSDYLDLFKIKTNLVLFIQGILGTVPWGAIPYFLVEFLQRYKGLDQNKATLVFIFFGVGNVFGIFFGGMLGGILYKIKKSYMSLFSAIMTTIGAFLVLAVLNLPAVENTGGFVLISLLGMGAAATASMTGPNMKTMLMNVNIPENRGRIFSVFNLTDSLGTGVGKVFAGSVSATLGSLSAAMNISAFFWIPCAIVLLFAVYTLSNDVERLHRKMELVARTMGD; from the coding sequence ATGAGCAGGAATAACGCCATTCTCTGGATACTCCTGCTTATGATGATCCTGTTAAATGCTGATCAAATGGTAATGGCACCCAATATCGGCAGGATCGAGCAGGAATTCGGGATAGGGGACAGAGAGATCGGTTACATAGCGGGTTCTTTTACGATAATTGGTGCTATATTGAGTCTTATTTGGGGATTTCTGGCAGATAAATACAATAGGAAAAAACTCCTTCTGATAAGTGTACTTGTAGGTGAGATCCCATGTTTCCTTTCCGCTTTTGCCACGAACTATCCACAACTTTTTTTGTTAAGAGCCCTCACCGGTATAGGAATAGGCGCCGTCTTCCCCGTTGTTTTTTCATATGCCAGCGACATTTTCACTGAAAATGAGAGAGCAAAGGTAAACGCTATTCTCTCAACAGCCATCTCAATAGGTGCGATTCTCGGAATGGTTATCGCCGGTTTTACTGGCGAAACCCTGGGATGGCGTCTTCCTTTTGTCATCGTTTCATTACCAAACCTCTTGTTTGTTTTGTTGTTCTTTTTTCTCGCTGAAGAGCCCAAACGTGGAGAAGCAGAGGTTGCCGTTGGAGAACTGGTCAAGAGAGGTAAGGAGTACAGAACTCAGATAAAACTCAGTGACTACCTCGACCTTTTCAAGATAAAGACTAACCTCGTGTTATTCATTCAAGGCATACTCGGTACTGTTCCATGGGGAGCAATACCATATTTTCTTGTTGAGTTTCTACAAAGGTATAAAGGGCTGGATCAAAATAAGGCAACGCTTGTCTTCATTTTCTTCGGCGTGGGAAATGTGTTCGGCATTTTCTTTGGTGGCATGCTTGGCGGCATATTGTACAAGATCAAAAAGTCATATATGTCTTTATTCAGTGCCATAATGACCACAATTGGCGCTTTCCTGGTTCTTGCGGTTCTCAACTTACCCGCTGTTGAAAATACAGGCGGGTTCGTTTTGATATCACTTCTTGGAATGGGAGCTGCGGCAACTGCCTCTATGACTGGCCCCAACATGAAGACCATGCTGATGAATGTAAACATACCGGAAAATCGAGGGCGTATCTTTTCCGTTTTTAACCTTACAGATTCTCTGGGTACTGGAGTAGGTAAAGTCTTTGCAGGCAGTGTTTCCGCTACTCTCGGTTCACTTTCAGCAGCTATGAATATCTCCGCATTTTTCTGGATACCCTGCGCAATTGTACTGCTCTTTGCGGTATATACACTTTCAAATGATGTAGAGAGGCTCCACAGAAAGATGGAGCTTGTTGCGCGAACCATGGGGGATTGA
- the hutH gene encoding histidine ammonia-lyase — protein sequence MVLLDGNSLTVEEVYRVAFGGEKVVISPETLSLLEKSRKALENHQLEKTIYGVNTGFGVLANKKVSEEKIEELQVNIVRSHAAGVGAPLPVELVRAVMLVRANSLCKGYSGIRPIVVERLIEFLNHDIVPVVPEQGSVGASGDLAPLAHIALALIGEGEVFYKGERSDTTDVLRTLNIDPLTLASKEGLSLLNGTAFMAGIGSCAVHIAERLFDEAITVAAMATDALKGSTSPFDLRVHKARPHPGQMYVAEKLLRALEGSEIRRSHLDCDRVQDPYTLRAIPQVYGAVYDTIQYVKKVLEIEINSATDNPLIFENGDAISGGNFHGEPIALVMDFLSIALTDMANMMERRIDRLVNPKLNDLPPFLTNGEEGLNSGYMIWQYTAAALASENKTLAHPSSADSIPTSGFQEDHVSMGAWGARKLWKIVNNWSQILAIETLLAYRAMYSKKSLKSGIEVEELYSQLKELIPEHTKDRYFGDDFKIALAVLKKRAGI from the coding sequence TTGGTTTTACTCGATGGAAATTCCCTCACCGTGGAGGAAGTCTACAGAGTTGCGTTCGGGGGCGAGAAGGTTGTCATATCTCCGGAGACCCTTTCCCTTCTTGAAAAAAGTCGAAAAGCCCTTGAGAATCACCAACTAGAAAAGACGATATATGGTGTCAATACAGGATTTGGTGTGCTTGCAAACAAAAAAGTTAGCGAGGAGAAGATAGAAGAGTTACAGGTAAATATCGTTCGTTCTCACGCAGCCGGGGTTGGTGCTCCATTACCTGTCGAGCTCGTGAGAGCGGTGATGCTGGTAAGGGCAAATTCGCTTTGTAAAGGCTATTCCGGCATCAGGCCCATCGTCGTTGAGAGACTCATAGAATTTTTGAACCACGATATTGTACCTGTCGTACCTGAACAGGGCTCGGTAGGTGCTAGTGGTGACCTTGCGCCACTAGCCCATATTGCGCTCGCTCTCATTGGAGAAGGCGAGGTGTTTTACAAAGGAGAAAGGTCAGATACAACAGATGTGTTGAGAACATTGAATATCGACCCTCTCACTCTTGCCTCCAAAGAAGGTCTTAGCCTGTTGAATGGCACCGCATTTATGGCAGGTATAGGGAGTTGTGCGGTTCATATTGCTGAAAGGCTATTCGACGAGGCTATCACAGTAGCCGCAATGGCGACAGATGCTTTGAAAGGGAGCACATCTCCCTTTGACCTGAGGGTACATAAAGCGCGACCTCATCCCGGACAGATGTATGTCGCTGAAAAACTGTTAAGAGCCCTCGAAGGCAGTGAAATAAGAAGATCTCACCTTGACTGCGATAGGGTCCAAGACCCGTATACTCTTAGGGCTATCCCCCAGGTTTACGGTGCGGTCTACGATACTATACAGTATGTAAAAAAGGTACTCGAAATAGAAATAAATTCTGCAACGGATAACCCACTGATATTTGAAAACGGTGATGCAATTTCTGGTGGGAATTTCCACGGTGAACCTATTGCACTGGTTATGGATTTTCTCTCCATCGCCCTGACAGACATGGCAAACATGATGGAGCGCAGGATCGATAGGCTTGTTAACCCTAAACTAAATGACCTGCCACCTTTTCTTACCAATGGAGAGGAAGGTCTAAATTCAGGTTATATGATCTGGCAATATACGGCTGCAGCTTTGGCATCAGAAAATAAAACTCTCGCCCATCCTTCTTCTGCTGATAGTATACCGACCTCGGGATTTCAGGAAGATCACGTGAGCATGGGAGCCTGGGGTGCGAGGAAACTCTGGAAGATCGTGAATAACTGGAGCCAGATTCTGGCAATTGAAACCCTGCTCGCTTACAGAGCGATGTATTCTAAAAAGTCATTGAAGTCGGGAATCGAGGTAGAGGAACTTTATTCCCAGTTGAAGGAACTTATTCCCGAACATACTAAAGACAGATACTTTGGAGATGATTTCAAGATAGCATTAGCGGTATTGAAGAAGAGAGCGGGGATATAA
- a CDS encoding type 1 glutamine amidotransferase, which translates to MKRVILLFLAIIVSVACFSLSKPIALLQNDSDYPNGGSPIENALKKLGVDYVVYRTFLGEFPERGSYSALIISGGNNMAAYFSNSGEPKKPTSLITDAEVPVLGICMGFQLIGRIYGSSLVVLEERGWRKLKIMKDDILLTGIPEEFFAWENHLFSLKDLPKGFELLVVNETGSIQMIKHKKEYIYGVQFHPEKGDNENFNHGYMVLLNFLTLVEHLDNQSTD; encoded by the coding sequence TTGAAGCGTGTTATATTGCTTTTCTTGGCGATAATAGTTTCGGTTGCATGTTTCTCGTTATCTAAACCCATAGCATTACTGCAAAACGATTCTGACTACCCCAATGGAGGTTCTCCAATAGAGAACGCACTAAAGAAACTGGGAGTTGATTATGTAGTCTATCGGACTTTTCTCGGTGAATTCCCTGAAAGGGGTAGTTACTCAGCTTTGATCATCAGCGGCGGTAACAACATGGCGGCGTATTTCTCCAATTCGGGAGAACCAAAAAAGCCTACGAGTCTCATCACTGATGCGGAGGTACCTGTTCTTGGCATCTGTATGGGTTTTCAGCTCATAGGAAGGATATACGGTTCTTCACTGGTTGTTTTGGAAGAACGTGGTTGGAGAAAGCTGAAGATCATGAAGGATGACATTCTTCTAACGGGTATTCCAGAAGAGTTCTTCGCCTGGGAAAATCACCTTTTCTCCCTCAAAGACCTTCCAAAGGGTTTTGAACTCCTTGTGGTAAACGAAACCGGTTCTATACAGATGATTAAGCACAAAAAGGAATACATTTACGGAGTTCAATTTCATCCTGAAAAGGGAGATAATGAAAACTTCAACCACGGATATATGGTTCTGCTTAACTTCTTAACGCTGGTGGAACATCTCGATAACCAATCAACGGATTAA